TCCCCAATCCAATGATAAGCAATTATAGGTCATATAAACAAGAATTGTAAAGAGGCTTGAATCTCCAAAAAATCTTTGATTTTTGGGGCATTCCTTGTTATATTATTTGTATTGTAATTAAAGATTTAAGAGGAATTTACATGTTAGAGGAAATAAACGAGCTCATCGAGCAGAGGCTTAAAAAGCTAAAAGCATTAAAAGATGCGGGCATTGACCCATACGGTAGCAGATTCGAGGTCAAGCACTCATCAAAAGGACTCTTAAACCAGTATAACGAACACAGCCATGATGACCTGGAGAAAGAAAAAGTAGAGGTTGTAGTTGCCGGAAGGATTGTAGCGTTGAGAGACTTCGGAAAAGCCACATTTGCCCACATTCAGGATGGCTCGGGGAAAATACAAATATACCTCAGGAAGGATATTCTTGGAAATGAGAGGTATGGACTCCTCAAAAAGCTCGATATAGGCGACTTTATAGGTGTAAGAGGAAGACTCTTCAGAACAAAGACTAACGAGTTAACTGTAGAGATTGAGGATTATGTCCTCCTCTGTAAATCGCTTAGGCCTCTTCCAGAGAAGTGGCATGGACTAACGGACATAGAACAGCGCTACCGCCAGAGGTATGTTGACCTTATTGTGCATCCATCCGTAAGGGATACCTTCATTAAAAGGATCACTATAATAAAGGCTATAAGGGAATTCTTTGACTCGAGGGGATTCATTGAAGTAGAAACACCAATGATGCAGACTATCCCTGGAGGAGCAACTGCAAGACCTTTCGTCACCCATCACAACGCACTAAATATGGACATTTACCTTCGAATAGCTCCTGAACTTTATCTCAAGCGTCTTCTCGTTGGAGGTTTTGAAAGGGTATATGA
This Nitrospirota bacterium DNA region includes the following protein-coding sequences:
- the lysS gene encoding lysine--tRNA ligase; protein product: MLEEINELIEQRLKKLKALKDAGIDPYGSRFEVKHSSKGLLNQYNEHSHDDLEKEKVEVVVAGRIVALRDFGKATFAHIQDGSGKIQIYLRKDILGNERYGLLKKLDIGDFIGVRGRLFRTKTNELTVEIEDYVLLCKSLRPLPEKWHGLTDIEQRYRQRYVDLIVHPSVRDTFIKRITIIKAIREFFDSRGFIEVETPMMQTIPGGATARPFVTHHNALNMDIYLRIAPELYLKRLLVGGFERVYEINRNFRNEGISTKHNPEFTMLEFYMAYADYNDLMDLTEELITTVAMKVFGKLIFELEGKQIDLTPPWQRLTHREAIIKYGSIESAVLTDYERAKKYAISLGV